The segment AAGAAACCATAAATAGCCTGAGTTTCTGGTAATGCAGAGAAAATAATACCTTGAGCAAACATACCCTTATCTTCTGCTACAGCACCTACACTTCCAGCTGCTGCCATTCCTTGACCTAAACCTGATCCTAAACCTGCGAATCCAATAGCTACTCCCGCACCAATTGCTGCAAGAGCAGTACCCAATGCAATGTCTACCATAATCTTTATCTCCTTTATTTATTTTATTATTTAAAATATAATTTTTATACAATTAATATAATTAAATTAACATATATTGAAAATTAACATATATTGATTAATTTATTTAATATGAAATATTTAATATGATTATAAATTTAATAAATTTAGTTAATAATATTATAAATATTAATAAAATTTATTTAATTTGAAATATTAGTCATCTTTTATTTTTGTGAAAGTTCTTTTTGCACTAAAAGGATTGAAATTATTTTTCCCACCCATAAAGAATTGAGCGAAAAATTCAACATAATTCAAACGAAGTGCATTGATGAAGCCACCCAATACTTGGAACATAAAGTTTACTATATGTCCAAACAGGAATACAAATATTGCAATTATAATTCCAATACCTGGAACC is part of the Methanobrevibacter sp. TMH8 genome and harbors:
- a CDS encoding V-type ATP synthase subunit K — translated: MVDIALGTALAAIGAGVAIGFAGLGSGLGQGMAAAGSVGAVAEDKGMFAQGIIFSALPETQAIYGF